A part of Desulfomicrobium baculatum DSM 4028 genomic DNA contains:
- a CDS encoding ATP-binding protein: protein MSIRQKSSAHDLESELRACRKELRELKSRLDERGLALNLQHEDAAGLTQLVAELDRAKQQAESASRMKSQFLANFSHEIRTPMNAIIGMTDVVLNTKVTPEQHRALTIVKNASESLLNLINGVLDLSKIEAGQFALEVRPFDLRAEVERTVSTLGLTAAEKGLELICRLPPDMPRHMQGDPIRLRQVLMNLLGNALKFTPSGHVCCSCQVEPKAGDDCVVRFRIEDTGIGIPADKLGTIFEDFTQVDSSSTRVYGGTGLGLSISRKLVQLMGGDIFVQSTPGQGSAFEFHARLGQVSLPDTAHAQIFDHAATVLVVANNPLIRTQVKELLAFWGLDTEDADCMECMGRDGKNVDLAIMDTDFGDFACMELMLSGGALHELPSIVLTQLGDTSITSGAGQVKAVLTKPLLQDELLRALARVFGLRLHLPDNQPTERSLPRLRPLEILLVDDVSTNRELAGLLLGKMGHTVHEASDGLDVLTMISRRAYDLIFMDLQMPVMDGFTATGIIRACEQGLPAPTDMDDSFLVRAVREKVHGTYTPIVAMTAHALLEDKERCLGIGMDGYLTKPLRLEEVHAVLSRFSDTLDSPPEPEKNPDQPETPSDPIPTFSGQQAAPASGATGYVERMLAALSAQYELDREEAMPLIHSLAETLTTHEQGLKSCLEAAAADKLMHHAHGIKGVLLNMGLTEEGLAAKKVEESARAGASPENLRQEAESLLLTTGGILEELHIALAGEHT, encoded by the coding sequence ATGAGCATTCGCCAAAAATCCAGCGCACACGATCTTGAATCTGAACTCCGCGCGTGCCGAAAAGAGCTTCGCGAACTCAAAAGCCGTCTTGATGAACGAGGTCTTGCCCTGAATCTTCAGCACGAAGACGCGGCCGGACTGACGCAATTGGTCGCGGAACTGGACAGGGCCAAGCAGCAGGCCGAGTCCGCAAGCCGGATGAAATCGCAATTTCTGGCCAACTTCAGCCATGAAATCCGCACCCCCATGAACGCCATCATCGGCATGACCGACGTCGTCTTGAACACAAAAGTCACGCCGGAGCAGCACCGCGCCTTGACCATCGTCAAGAACGCCTCCGAGTCCCTGCTCAATCTCATCAACGGGGTCCTTGATCTTTCCAAAATCGAGGCCGGCCAGTTCGCACTGGAAGTACGCCCCTTCGACCTGCGCGCCGAGGTCGAGAGAACTGTAAGCACCCTCGGGCTCACGGCCGCCGAAAAAGGGCTGGAACTGATCTGTCGCCTGCCTCCGGACATGCCCCGACACATGCAGGGCGACCCCATCCGCCTGCGCCAGGTGCTCATGAACCTGCTCGGCAACGCCCTCAAGTTCACTCCCTCCGGCCATGTCTGCTGTTCCTGTCAGGTGGAGCCGAAAGCGGGCGACGACTGCGTGGTCCGCTTTCGCATCGAGGACACCGGCATCGGCATTCCGGCGGACAAGCTCGGGACCATCTTCGAGGACTTCACCCAGGTGGACAGCTCCTCCACCCGAGTTTACGGCGGAACGGGCCTTGGGCTTTCCATCTCGCGCAAGCTGGTGCAGCTCATGGGCGGCGACATCTTCGTCCAGAGCACTCCCGGACAAGGCAGCGCCTTTGAATTTCACGCACGCCTGGGCCAGGTTTCATTACCGGACACGGCCCATGCCCAGATCTTCGACCACGCGGCCACGGTGCTGGTCGTGGCCAACAACCCGCTGATCCGGACCCAGGTCAAGGAACTGCTCGCCTTCTGGGGTCTCGACACCGAGGACGCGGACTGCATGGAATGCATGGGCCGTGACGGAAAAAACGTCGACCTTGCGATCATGGACACGGATTTCGGAGATTTTGCCTGCATGGAACTCATGCTTTCGGGCGGAGCCCTGCATGAGCTCCCGAGCATCGTGCTGACCCAGCTTGGCGACACGTCGATCACTTCCGGCGCGGGACAGGTCAAGGCCGTGCTGACCAAACCCCTGCTCCAGGACGAATTGCTGCGCGCCCTGGCCCGGGTTTTCGGCCTGCGCCTGCACCTGCCGGACAATCAACCCACGGAGCGGAGTCTGCCCCGGCTGCGCCCGCTTGAAATTCTGCTGGTCGACGACGTGTCCACCAACAGGGAGCTGGCCGGACTGCTGCTCGGCAAGATGGGACACACGGTGCACGAGGCCAGCGACGGCCTGGACGTGCTGACCATGATCAGCAGACGCGCCTACGACCTCATTTTCATGGACCTGCAGATGCCGGTCATGGACGGATTCACGGCCACGGGCATCATCCGCGCCTGCGAACAGGGCCTGCCCGCGCCCACGGACATGGACGACAGTTTTCTGGTCAGGGCCGTACGCGAAAAGGTACACGGCACCTACACACCCATAGTGGCCATGACCGCTCACGCCCTGCTCGAAGACAAGGAACGTTGTCTGGGCATCGGCATGGACGGCTACCTGACCAAGCCCTTGCGTCTGGAGGAAGTGCACGCGGTGCTGAGCCGCTTCAGCGACACCCTCGACTCTCCCCCCGAGCCGGAGAAAAACCCGGACCAGCCCGAAACGCCGTCAGATCCGATCCCGACGTTTTCCGGACAGCAGGCGGCACCAGCGTCCGGCGCAACCGGCTACGTCGAGCGCATGCTGGCCGCGTTGAGCGCCCAGTACGAACTTGACCGCGAAGAAGCCATGCCGCTCATCCACAGCTTGGCCGAGACCCTGACCACGCACGAACAGGGCCTTAAAAGTTGCCTGGAAGCCGCCGCAGCGGACAAACTCATGCACCATGCCCACGGCATAAAAGGCGTGCTACTGAATATGGGCTTGACCGAGGAAGGCCTCGCGGCCAAAAAAGTGGAGGAATCGGCCCGCGCCGGCGCGAGCCCCGAAAACCTGCGTCAGGAGGCCGAAAGCCTGCTGCTGACAACAGGCGGCATTCTCGAAGAACTGCACATCGCCCTTGCGGGCGAACACACTTGA
- a CDS encoding RluA family pseudouridine synthase, whose amino-acid sequence MHTTPETFSSTFTVEEAAPACDTLARLTGLPKARIKDCMAKGGVWWSRPGRSTSRLRRASAEVKPGERLEINYDPALLALVPAQPELIAKAKHYSVWNKPAAVLSQGTRFADHCTLPRLAQAKLGSRNELHPVHRLDREARGIMLLAHDGKAAAKLGELFRQGAVVKEYAAIVRGIPDWTDIEVNEPLDGKEARSRFHVVQSDPASDMTLLLARIDTGRKHQIRRHLNGLGHPVMGDPRYGRGTRQVQELQLVARSLAFTCPFTNAPKQWAVPDLPFPLTD is encoded by the coding sequence ATGCACACAACACCCGAAACTTTTTCCAGCACCTTCACCGTCGAAGAAGCCGCCCCGGCCTGCGACACCCTGGCACGCCTGACCGGGCTGCCCAAGGCCCGCATCAAGGACTGCATGGCCAAGGGCGGCGTGTGGTGGTCCCGCCCCGGACGCTCGACGTCCCGGCTGCGGCGGGCCTCCGCGGAAGTCAAACCCGGCGAACGCCTGGAGATCAATTACGATCCCGCCCTGCTGGCCCTGGTTCCGGCCCAGCCGGAACTCATTGCCAAGGCCAAGCACTATTCCGTCTGGAACAAGCCTGCCGCAGTCCTGTCCCAGGGCACGCGTTTCGCGGACCACTGCACCCTGCCCCGTCTGGCCCAGGCCAAGCTCGGCTCCAGAAACGAGCTGCACCCGGTCCACCGCCTGGACCGCGAAGCACGCGGGATCATGCTCCTGGCCCACGACGGCAAGGCAGCCGCCAAACTGGGGGAACTTTTTCGCCAAGGCGCGGTAGTCAAGGAATATGCGGCCATCGTGCGCGGCATTCCGGACTGGACCGACATCGAGGTTAACGAGCCCCTGGATGGCAAAGAGGCGCGTTCTCGCTTTCATGTTGTCCAAAGCGACCCCGCCTCCGACATGACCCTGCTCCTCGCCCGCATCGACACAGGCCGCAAACACCAGATCCGCCGCCACCTGAACGGCCTGGGACATCCCGTCATGGGCGACCCGCGCTACGGTCGCGGCACCAGACAGGTGCAGGAGCTGCAGCTTGTGGCCAGAAGCCTGGCCTTCACCTGCCCGTTCACGAACGCGCCCAAGCAATGGGCCGTGCCGGATCTTCCCTTTCCCCTGACGGACTGA
- a CDS encoding cupin domain-containing protein, which yields MITKNDDTAWHELIPGISVSTLVHGDKTLMARFELKEHSFLPVHSHMHEQTGYLVSGHMTMTIGTQEHHFGPGDSWCIAPGVEHGAVIHETCLAIEVFSPVREDYLPYLPAKK from the coding sequence ATGATCACCAAGAACGATGATACCGCCTGGCACGAGCTCATCCCGGGCATCAGTGTCAGCACCCTGGTCCATGGAGACAAGACCCTCATGGCCCGTTTCGAACTCAAAGAGCACTCATTCCTCCCGGTCCATTCGCACATGCACGAACAGACCGGATATCTGGTCTCTGGGCATATGACCATGACAATAGGCACCCAGGAGCACCATTTCGGCCCAGGCGACAGCTGGTGCATCGCCCCGGGAGTCGAGCACGGCGCGGTCATCCACGAAACCTGCCTGGCCATCGAGGTATTCTCCCCCGTGCGCGAGGATTACCTGCCCTACCTGCCGGCGAAAAAATAA
- a CDS encoding AMIN domain-containing protein, translated as MKRSIRFFCLLCILFASFPLGHLFAAEHSVSVHRVAAGDSIRQLLLKYGCITSMGEYAKVRDVFARLNPGISHSALLAAGGDVSVPVFVKNSGTTCLSFAEQRIVRVEFESLASAERVRIYLDGPVLPDVFTLKTALPVRLVCDFDGVLPMADLPREILCEGRMVQKIRVGHEDKPFKRARIVLDVVEPLIGRIEQEFFEQESLFTITVFEESPK; from the coding sequence ATGAAGAGATCAATCCGTTTTTTCTGTCTGTTATGTATTCTTTTCGCATCCTTTCCACTGGGGCATCTTTTTGCCGCAGAGCATTCGGTGAGTGTCCACCGTGTCGCCGCAGGGGATAGCATCCGTCAGCTATTGCTGAAATACGGCTGCATCACCTCCATGGGCGAGTACGCGAAGGTCCGGGATGTTTTTGCGAGGCTCAATCCCGGAATTTCTCATTCCGCGCTCCTGGCTGCGGGAGGCGATGTCTCCGTGCCCGTGTTCGTGAAAAATTCGGGCACGACCTGTCTCTCTTTCGCGGAACAGCGCATCGTGCGCGTGGAATTCGAGTCCCTGGCCTCCGCCGAGCGGGTGCGCATCTATCTGGACGGTCCCGTGCTGCCCGACGTGTTCACGTTGAAGACAGCCCTTCCGGTCCGGCTGGTGTGCGACTTCGACGGCGTCCTGCCCATGGCCGACCTGCCCAGAGAAATCCTCTGTGAGGGTCGCATGGTGCAGAAAATCAGAGTCGGGCACGAAGACAAACCGTTCAAGCGCGCCAGGATCGTGCTTGATGTCGTTGAACCCCTGATCGGCCGCATCGAGCAGGAATTTTTTGAACAGGAAAGCCTTTTTACGATAACGGTTTTTGAAGAGTCTCCTAAATGA
- a CDS encoding DUF2254 domain-containing protein, whose amino-acid sequence MNKLRQLWSNLRSSFWFVPSLIVVFSIALAVALVEADSAGSDLWLARWPRLFGAGVEGARGMMSTIAGSMMTVVGVTFSMILVVLALASSQYSSRILRNFMRSRVTQVVLGIFAGIFTYSLIVLRTIRGGDEGAFVPSLAVFFGFVLALGGVGALMFFIHYIASSIQASNIIASVASETVQAIERLFPENPGQEPADSIDDPSPDLLAERSWRTVLAGKSGYIQIVDNDALMRVAQDMDTIVRMERGIGEFVVRDTALVSLALRDPLDQETVAALQATFTISRHRTVEQDAAFGIRQIVDVALKALSPGINDTTTAVMCVDYLTVILARLAPRRITSLYRYGEERLRVIARGPGFESLLTESFDQIRGNASGNFVIMSRMIDAILTLAGLTTTPQRRRALLDQVQWIAELAGRTLEAKHDRTRINTQITRVREMLESEPALCAKEGKPHSQACLPNMTA is encoded by the coding sequence ATGAATAAATTAAGGCAACTTTGGAGCAATCTGCGGTCGAGCTTTTGGTTTGTGCCTTCGCTCATTGTCGTATTCAGCATAGCCCTGGCGGTAGCGTTGGTCGAAGCGGACTCAGCCGGCAGCGACCTGTGGCTGGCCCGGTGGCCACGCCTGTTCGGGGCCGGTGTGGAAGGCGCACGCGGGATGATGTCCACGATTGCCGGTTCCATGATGACCGTGGTGGGAGTCACGTTCTCCATGATCCTTGTGGTGCTGGCGCTGGCATCGAGCCAGTATTCCTCGCGAATCCTGCGGAACTTCATGCGCAGCCGCGTTACGCAGGTCGTACTTGGCATCTTCGCCGGCATTTTCACCTACAGCCTGATCGTGTTGCGCACCATTCGCGGCGGCGATGAGGGAGCATTTGTTCCAAGCCTGGCGGTGTTCTTTGGTTTTGTGCTGGCGCTCGGAGGAGTGGGCGCCCTCATGTTCTTCATTCATTACATCGCCTCTTCGATCCAGGCGTCCAATATCATCGCTTCCGTCGCCAGCGAAACTGTCCAGGCCATAGAGCGGCTTTTCCCGGAAAACCCCGGACAAGAACCTGCCGACAGCATTGACGACCCGTCGCCGGATCTTCTGGCTGAAAGGAGCTGGCGCACCGTCCTGGCCGGGAAGAGCGGCTACATCCAGATCGTGGATAACGACGCGCTCATGCGCGTGGCGCAGGACATGGACACCATCGTGCGGATGGAGCGCGGCATCGGCGAGTTCGTTGTCCGGGACACCGCGCTGGTCTCGCTCGCTCTGCGGGACCCGCTGGACCAGGAGACGGTTGCCGCCCTGCAGGCAACGTTCACCATCAGTCGCCACCGCACGGTGGAGCAGGACGCTGCCTTCGGCATCAGACAGATCGTGGATGTGGCCTTGAAAGCACTCTCCCCCGGCATCAACGACACAACAACAGCCGTGATGTGCGTGGACTATCTGACGGTGATCCTGGCCCGTCTGGCGCCCCGGCGAATCACGTCGTTGTACCGCTACGGGGAAGAACGGCTGCGCGTGATTGCAAGGGGCCCCGGCTTTGAAAGTCTGCTGACCGAATCCTTCGACCAGATTCGAGGCAATGCCTCAGGCAATTTCGTCATCATGTCCCGGATGATCGACGCCATTTTGACTCTTGCCGGTTTAACGACCACCCCACAGCGCAGGCGGGCTCTTCTCGATCAGGTTCAATGGATCGCCGAACTGGCCGGGCGCACCCTTGAGGCCAAGCATGACCGCACGAGGATAAACACGCAAATAACGCGCGTGCGCGAAATGCTTGAATCCGAACCTGCCTTGTGCGCGAAGGAGGGAAAACCACATTCACAGGCGTGTCTGCCGAACATGACGGCTTGA
- a CDS encoding precorrin-8X methylmutase → MYVAVPPLEIETRSLAIIDAEVPEPRPFAGEQWVVARRMIHTSADFDLLSHIRFHPDAIQAGKSALLAGADIVTDTRMALSGIPVRRLEPLGCRVRCLIDDPAVAKRAKSEGVTRAWAAVDEAMAHGGADIFVIGNAPTALYRLLDWMERGARPPKLIVGMPVGFVNAAESKELLLAQDAIPYITIAGRKGGSSLAACVINALLKLAREKSGV, encoded by the coding sequence ATGTACGTCGCAGTCCCACCTCTGGAGATAGAAACCCGCTCCCTGGCCATTATCGACGCAGAGGTCCCGGAACCTCGGCCTTTTGCAGGGGAGCAGTGGGTTGTCGCCCGGCGGATGATCCATACCTCTGCGGATTTCGATCTGCTCTCGCACATCCGCTTTCACCCTGACGCCATCCAGGCCGGCAAAAGCGCATTACTGGCCGGAGCCGACATCGTGACCGACACCCGCATGGCCCTGTCCGGCATTCCGGTCCGGCGGCTTGAGCCGCTTGGGTGTCGCGTGCGGTGCCTGATCGATGATCCCGCCGTGGCCAAAAGGGCTAAAAGCGAAGGCGTGACCCGCGCCTGGGCCGCAGTGGACGAAGCCATGGCGCATGGCGGGGCGGACATCTTTGTCATCGGCAATGCGCCGACGGCCCTTTATCGCCTCCTGGACTGGATGGAGCGAGGAGCCCGTCCGCCCAAACTCATCGTCGGCATGCCTGTCGGTTTCGTGAATGCGGCGGAATCCAAGGAACTGCTCCTGGCCCAAGACGCCATCCCCTACATCACCATCGCCGGGCGCAAGGGCGGCTCAAGCCTCGCGGCCTGCGTGATCAACGCCCTGCTCAAACTGGCGCGGGAGAAGTCGGGCGTCTGA
- a CDS encoding pirin family protein: MRRAIKAIYKGEPVTEGAGVKLRRIFGYYEAPEFDPFLLFDDFRSDKPEDFKRGFPWHPHRGIETITYVIKGDVEHDDSLGNTGIISSGDVQWMTAGSGIVHQEMPKGDPNGSMHGFQLWANLPAAEKMMAPRYRGLTAAQIPQTTLADGTRIKVIAGQVEGVHGPMDDIVIQPRYLDCDVPAETGFTHTLPDNHTAFIYVIEGAGAVEGQAVANRDLVLFGPGDSLAVEAGPEGIRFLLISGRPLGEPIAWRGPIVMNTKAELELAFKEYHEGTFIKHPVNQPL; the protein is encoded by the coding sequence ATGCGACGAGCGATCAAGGCCATATATAAGGGCGAACCCGTGACCGAAGGAGCGGGCGTGAAGCTGCGGCGGATTTTCGGTTACTACGAGGCCCCTGAATTCGATCCATTCCTTTTATTCGACGATTTCAGGTCCGACAAACCCGAGGATTTCAAACGCGGTTTCCCCTGGCATCCGCACCGCGGCATCGAGACCATCACCTATGTCATCAAGGGAGATGTCGAGCACGACGACAGTCTGGGCAATACGGGAATCATCTCCAGCGGCGACGTGCAATGGATGACCGCAGGCTCCGGCATTGTCCATCAAGAGATGCCGAAGGGCGACCCGAACGGTTCCATGCACGGCTTTCAACTCTGGGCCAATCTGCCGGCTGCCGAAAAAATGATGGCCCCACGCTACCGTGGACTGACCGCTGCGCAGATCCCACAAACGACTCTTGCCGACGGCACGCGGATCAAGGTCATTGCCGGACAGGTCGAGGGCGTGCACGGCCCCATGGACGATATTGTCATCCAGCCGAGGTATCTGGATTGCGACGTCCCCGCCGAAACCGGTTTCACCCACACCCTGCCCGATAACCACACCGCCTTCATCTACGTCATCGAAGGCGCGGGCGCGGTGGAGGGCCAAGCGGTGGCCAACCGCGACCTGGTCCTCTTCGGCCCCGGAGACTCGCTGGCCGTCGAAGCGGGCCCGGAAGGCATCCGCTTCCTGCTGATCAGCGGCCGCCCTTTGGGCGAACCCATCGCCTGGCGCGGACCCATCGTCATGAACACCAAGGCCGAACTCGAACTGGCCTTCAAAGAATACCACGAAGGGACCTTCATCAAGCACCCTGTCAACCAACCCCTCTAA
- a CDS encoding rhodanese-like domain-containing protein: MKPAAMPAGLAGCVKAQKNIDYCYVGFQPHTFNFALANGQIMEYSKIYRFFVFFFGAFFIVSGIASASEHVLPPLEAQKLIEANKDNPQFIIIDLRTKAEFDDAHIEGAKLVPYYATNFKRIISQMDRESKILLYCQKGRQSPLALKALEKLRFSDMYILDGGFDEWINAGLPTAYTSF, from the coding sequence ATGAAGCCGGCAGCGATGCCCGCAGGCCTGGCTGGTTGCGTGAAAGCCCAAAAAAACATAGATTATTGTTATGTCGGATTTCAGCCACATACGTTCAATTTCGCTTTAGCCAATGGACAAATTATGGAATATTCAAAAATTTATAGATTTTTCGTGTTCTTTTTCGGAGCATTTTTCATTGTTTCAGGAATTGCTTCTGCAAGCGAGCATGTGTTGCCTCCGTTGGAAGCGCAAAAACTGATTGAAGCGAACAAGGATAATCCACAGTTCATCATTATTGATTTACGGACAAAAGCTGAATTTGATGATGCTCATATCGAAGGCGCAAAACTTGTTCCTTATTATGCAACGAATTTTAAAAGAATAATTTCTCAAATGGATAGAGAATCAAAAATTCTTCTTTATTGTCAAAAAGGCAGGCAAAGCCCACTTGCTTTGAAAGCTTTGGAAAAGTTGCGATTTTCGGATATGTATATTTTGGATGGTGGGTTTGACGAGTGGATCAATGCGGGGCTGCCGACAGCGTATACTTCTTTTTGA
- the trpB gene encoding tryptophan synthase subunit beta, with the protein MTMPTADGFFGTYGGQFVPEPIKDILNELAEAFERYRNDPDFIKEYEYYQKQFTGRPNPLYFCANLTSRCGGAKIYLKREDLNHLGAHKVNNTIGQILLAKRMGKKKIIAETGAGQHGVATAATAALMGMECTIHMGAVDVERQKLNVFRMQMMGARVVPAESGQKTLKEAVDEALMSWVQDAQNTYYLLGSAVGPHPYPLMVREFQSIVGREAKAQILEAEGRLPDYCIACVGGGSNAMGLFSEFIPHKEVRLVGVEPAGRGLGYGEHAATLCLGEPGVMHGFNSYMLKDETGEPAEVYSISAGLDYPSVGPEHAHLKDLGRAEYVHASDKEALDAFFLLSRTEGIIPALESSHALAHALRIAPTLSADTIIIVNLSGRGDKDVDQIERMVESGEIVPPVL; encoded by the coding sequence ATGACCATGCCCACAGCCGACGGTTTTTTTGGCACCTACGGTGGACAGTTCGTCCCCGAACCGATCAAGGACATCCTGAACGAACTGGCCGAGGCCTTTGAGCGTTACCGCAATGATCCGGATTTCATCAAGGAATACGAATACTACCAGAAGCAGTTCACGGGCCGTCCCAATCCGCTCTACTTCTGCGCCAACCTGACCAGCCGCTGCGGCGGGGCCAAGATCTACCTCAAACGCGAGGACCTGAACCACCTCGGCGCGCACAAGGTCAACAACACCATCGGCCAGATTCTGCTGGCAAAACGTATGGGCAAGAAGAAGATCATCGCCGAGACCGGCGCGGGGCAGCACGGCGTGGCCACGGCGGCCACCGCCGCGCTCATGGGCATGGAGTGCACCATCCACATGGGCGCGGTGGATGTGGAGCGCCAGAAGCTCAACGTCTTCCGCATGCAGATGATGGGGGCCAGGGTCGTGCCCGCCGAGAGCGGCCAGAAGACCCTGAAGGAGGCCGTGGACGAGGCGCTGATGTCCTGGGTTCAGGATGCCCAGAATACCTACTATCTGCTCGGCTCCGCCGTGGGTCCGCATCCGTACCCGCTCATGGTGCGGGAGTTCCAGTCCATCGTCGGTCGGGAAGCCAAGGCCCAGATCCTGGAGGCCGAAGGGCGCCTGCCCGATTACTGCATCGCCTGCGTGGGCGGCGGTTCCAACGCTATGGGTCTTTTTTCCGAGTTCATTCCGCACAAGGAAGTGCGGCTTGTCGGCGTGGAACCCGCAGGCCGGGGACTGGGATACGGGGAGCACGCGGCCACGTTGTGTCTGGGCGAACCGGGCGTCATGCACGGCTTCAACTCATACATGCTCAAAGACGAAACGGGCGAGCCCGCCGAAGTCTATTCCATCTCCGCCGGGCTCGACTACCCCAGCGTCGGCCCCGAACACGCTCACTTGAAGGACCTGGGCCGCGCCGAATACGTGCACGCCAGCGACAAGGAAGCCCTGGACGCTTTCTTCCTGCTCTCACGCACCGAAGGCATCATCCCGGCCCTGGAATCATCCCACGCTCTGGCCCACGCCCTGCGCATCGCACCGACGCTCTCCGCGGACACGATCATCATCGTCAACCTGTCGGGACGCGGCGACAAGGATGTGGATCAGATCGAGCGCATGGTTGAAAGCGGCGAAATCGTGCCTCCGGTCCTTTAG
- a CDS encoding metal-dependent hydrolase — MNTLTWHGHSAFAITSNQKTILVDPWFDGNPSAKAAAANIEADLILVTHDHDDHVGQALDICKRTGATLGCIVELAAKLKAQGLPGSQILNGIGFNIGGTVSHEGISVTMTQAHHSCESGVPVGYIIRLEDGYTVYHAGDTGVFSSMALWGKLYKIDLALLPIGGVFTMDPAQAALAAMMLRCKKVLPMHWGTFPALEQNVDAFRKELDKLGLADTLTQAEVGVPLGLVG, encoded by the coding sequence ATGAACACACTGACCTGGCACGGCCACTCGGCCTTCGCCATCACATCCAATCAAAAAACCATTCTCGTCGATCCCTGGTTCGACGGCAACCCTTCAGCCAAGGCCGCGGCGGCGAACATCGAGGCCGACCTGATCCTGGTCACCCACGATCACGATGATCATGTGGGCCAGGCGCTGGATATCTGCAAACGCACCGGCGCAACCCTGGGCTGCATCGTGGAACTGGCCGCCAAGCTCAAGGCCCAGGGGCTGCCGGGCAGCCAGATCTTGAACGGCATCGGCTTCAACATCGGAGGCACAGTTTCCCACGAAGGCATCAGCGTGACCATGACCCAGGCCCACCACTCCTGCGAGTCGGGCGTGCCCGTGGGGTACATCATCCGTCTGGAGGACGGATACACGGTTTACCACGCCGGGGACACGGGAGTCTTCTCGTCCATGGCCCTGTGGGGCAAACTCTACAAGATCGACCTGGCCCTTCTGCCCATCGGCGGCGTGTTCACCATGGACCCGGCCCAGGCGGCCCTGGCGGCCATGATGCTGCGGTGCAAGAAGGTTTTGCCCATGCACTGGGGCACGTTCCCGGCCCTGGAGCAGAACGTGGATGCTTTCAGAAAGGAACTGGACAAACTCGGTCTGGCCGACACCCTGACCCAGGCCGAAGTCGGCGTGCCCTTGGGGCTGGTGGGCTGA
- a CDS encoding universal stress protein, with amino-acid sequence MKILVALDQSTYATLVLKKAMEIAAKEDAELTALTISTAPFNNLYLGEVSGNFLDKIRQGVQETIQRIKDQAQAADAKVNVIAQESASPADAIVEYAEKNGIDLIVIGNKGAGAVERFLIGSVSSKVVSHAPCSVMVVKK; translated from the coding sequence ATGAAGATTCTGGTGGCTCTCGATCAATCGACCTACGCAACTCTGGTGCTCAAGAAAGCAATGGAAATTGCGGCCAAGGAAGATGCGGAACTCACGGCCCTGACCATTTCCACTGCTCCTTTCAACAATCTGTATCTTGGAGAAGTTTCGGGAAATTTTCTGGATAAAATCCGCCAAGGCGTCCAGGAAACCATACAGCGGATCAAGGACCAGGCTCAAGCTGCCGACGCTAAGGTAAACGTCATCGCACAAGAGAGTGCTTCCCCGGCAGATGCTATTGTCGAGTATGCCGAGAAAAACGGAATCGACCTCATAGTCATCGGCAACAAGGGAGCGGGCGCGGTGGAACGCTTCCTCATCGGCAGCGTTTCAAGCAAGGTTGTTTCACATGCCCCGTGCTCGGTCATGGTGGTCAAGAAGTAG
- a CDS encoding 2-hydroxymuconate tautomerase family protein, which translates to MPIISIRMAKGRSIEQKRKLVAEVTRAVSETLDLPPDIVSIQLHEFERENWATGGELHVDRFGPGFGKP; encoded by the coding sequence ATGCCCATTATCAGCATCCGCATGGCCAAGGGCCGCAGCATCGAACAAAAACGCAAACTCGTGGCCGAAGTCACCCGGGCAGTGTCCGAAACCCTGGATCTTCCGCCAGACATTGTCTCCATCCAATTACATGAATTCGAACGCGAAAACTGGGCCACGGGCGGGGAACTGCACGTCGACAGGTTCGGACCCGGATTCGGGAAACCCTGA
- a CDS encoding putative quinol monooxygenase: MIHVVAHVTLRPGTAPVFLREFRDLAVLVRQEPGCVDYFPARDVDMGLHFQPLDPDRVTVLEKWTSRRALESHLRSGHMRGFEDRIKDIVLDMKLTIVEEV; this comes from the coding sequence ATGATCCATGTCGTGGCCCATGTCACCCTCAGACCCGGCACCGCTCCTGTCTTCCTGCGGGAATTCCGCGATCTGGCCGTCCTGGTCCGTCAGGAACCCGGTTGCGTCGATTACTTCCCGGCCCGGGACGTGGACATGGGGCTGCATTTCCAGCCCCTCGACCCGGACCGGGTCACGGTGCTGGAAAAATGGACCAGCCGCAGGGCGCTGGAAAGTCACCTGCGCTCAGGCCACATGCGGGGATTTGAGGACAGAATCAAGGATATAGTGCTCGACATGAAGCTGACTATTGTTGAAGAAGTTTAG